ATCGAGCGGCGCATGCAGGATGCGATCAGCGAGATGTCGCACCACGACGAGTACGACTACATCGTCATCAACGATGACTTCACCACTGCCCTCGAAGAGCTGCGCGCGCTGGTCATCAGCCGGCGGCTGACCACGGCCCTGATTCGCGAACGCCACACGCCGCTGCTCGAGGCGCTGCTGTCGTGACGCGCGCCGCCACGGCGCGGCTCTTGTCACGATAGACCGGCGTCGAGTAGGCTACCCGGTGTCAGCGTAACGCTTGTTACCCCCTTGTGCCCGGGTCGATCCCGCATCGGCTCGGCGAATGACTATTACAGGAAGACGCCCATGGCTCGTGTTACCGTCGAAGATTGTCTGGACAACGTGGAAAATCGTTTTCAGCTGGTGATGATTTCCAGCCAGCGTTCGCGTCAGCTGGCGCGGGGCTCCCGGGATGCCCAGCTGCCCTGGGAAAACGACAAGCCCACCGTCATGGCGCTGCGCGAGATTGCCGCCGGTCTGGTCGACCGCAGCGTGCTGGACGAGCCGGTGGAGGCGCCGGAGCGCCCGCGCCCGGCGGATACCGGCGTGCCCCTGGACGAATAGCAGCCCGGCATCCCCTGAGACCCACAGAGGCGCGGTGAATGTTTACCATTGATGACCTGGCGGATCGACTTGGCGGCTATCTTCCCCCGGACGAAATCCAGCAGGTCAAACGCGCCTTCTACTACGCCGAACAGTGCCACGACGGCCAGCATCGCCGCTCCGGCGAAGCCTACGTAACCCACCCGCTGGCGGTGGCCAATATCCTTGCCAACATGCACATGGACCATCAGAGTCTGATGGCCGCCATGCTGCACGACGTCATCGAAGACACCAGCGTCGACAAGCCGGCGGTGGCCTCCCAGTTCGGCGAGGCGGTGGCCGAGCTGGTGGACGGCGTCTCCAAGCTCACCCAGATTGCCTTTGAAGACAAGGCCGTCGCCCAGGCGGAAAACTTTCAGAAGATGGTGCTGGCGATGTCCCGGGATATCCGCGTGATCATCGTCAAGCTCGCCGACC
This DNA window, taken from Halomonas piscis, encodes the following:
- the rpoZ gene encoding DNA-directed RNA polymerase subunit omega, with product MARVTVEDCLDNVENRFQLVMISSQRSRQLARGSRDAQLPWENDKPTVMALREIAAGLVDRSVLDEPVEAPERPRPADTGVPLDE